TCCGCTTACCCTTTGTACCCGCGCTAAGGAGAAAAGCTCCCATACTTGCGGCTAATCCAGTACAAATTGTACAGACATCGGGGCGGATATGCTTCATTGTATCAAAAATACCCATGCCCGCTGTTACTGAACCACCAGGAGAATTAATGTACATATATATGTCCTTCTCCGCATCCTCAGAATCTAAAAACAACAGTTGGGCAACAATCAAGTTGGCCAGATTGCTATCAACCTGTTCTCCCAAAAAAATAATCCGCTCACGCAACAGCCGTGAATAGATATCAAAGGCACGTTCGCCTCGACCCGATTGTTCAATAACGATAGGAATCATTTAGCGTGTTTTTAGCTATTTTTCATTTATTCTATCGGTGACAAAGGCTAATTGTGTTGAAATTGCCAATTAACATTCAAAGAAACTGGGTAAAGAGAACAGATAGGATTTTTTATGAAGAAATATATCTTACGCAAATATCAGTATTTATACGGTTTCCAGTAATTGAGTACCTGGAGTATTGGAATTGTCTATTTCCGTAAATTTAAAAATAAATTTGTAGTTACAAGACACTTTTTTGAAAAATAACCGTCTCAGTTGTTAGGTACATATAAAGAGAGATCTAGATCACATTCTTTAATAGATTTCTGCGATATTCTCAAGTTATATTCACCGAATTCGATAAACCAATAACACAAAGTGCATTGAGAATAACAATTTCCTATGGAGTCCCATCCATATAAATAAAAAGAGGGTTATTATGCTAGAAAAACTTATACAAGCAGCCTTTATTACATTTTTATTGCAACTTATCGCCGTATTGAGTAATACTACTCCAATACGTCCCAAGGTAGTCTCACCTATTTCAGAAATGTCAGCGCCTATAATTAGTTCGACTTTTCATATTTCGGAGTAAAATGCAAGATATAGGAAACAGAGAACAGGGTCAAATTCTTCCCTGTTCCCTGATTATCAGTCTTTTATTTTTAATTCCTGCTGGCGGTACTAGTCATAACTTTATTTTTGCTGTTTTTGCTAGATTGATTATTTCCACCTGTAATGCTGCGGAAATATAGTCCACCAATACTGGTAAGAAATACTAAATATCCTACAGCTTGAACAATATATATTTTGTCCCTATAACCAAAT
The DNA window shown above is from Anabaena sp. WA102 and carries:
- the clpP gene encoding ATP-dependent Clp endopeptidase proteolytic subunit ClpP codes for the protein MIPIVIEQSGRGERAFDIYSRLLRERIIFLGEQVDSNLANLIVAQLLFLDSEDAEKDIYMYINSPGGSVTAGMGIFDTMKHIRPDVCTICTGLAASMGAFLLSAGTKGKRMSLPHSRIMIHQPLGGAQGQATDIAIQAREILYHKQRLNEYLAEHTGQPFERISEDTERDFFMSPAEARDYGLIDQVIDRHAAGSRPVALV